Proteins co-encoded in one Leptodactylus fuscus isolate aLepFus1 chromosome 4, aLepFus1.hap2, whole genome shotgun sequence genomic window:
- the EEF1E1 gene encoding eukaryotic translation elongation factor 1 epsilon-1 — MAVEELTALEKCLGLKAGKYSSRAQGSSQVPVLQTNKGPSLAGLATIASHLVKQAKKEELLGVSFEEKAIVQQWLEYRTTRIDRVTNKEDVRTTLKDLNSYLEDKVYMAGNKITLADILTYYGLHPIIADLSIQEKESYINVSRWFSHIQHYPGVRQHLPNLVFIKNRIYTNVH, encoded by the exons ATGGCGGTGGAGGAGCTGACCGCGTTGGAGAAATGTCTAGGGTTGAAGGCAGGAAAGTACAGCAGCCGTGCCCAGGGGAGCAGCCAG GTTCCTGTGCTTCAAACCAATAAAGGCCCCAGCTTAGCAGGCCTTGCCACCATTGCCTCCCATTTAGTTAAACAGGCCAAGAAGGAGGAACTGTTGGGTGTTTCATTTGAAGAGAAGGCAATTGTACAGCAATGGTTGGAATACCGAACAACACGCATAGACAGAGTAACCAACAAGGAAGACGTCAGAACTACACTAAAG GATCTAAATTCCTATTTGGAGGATAAAGTATACATGGCAGGAAATAAGATCACTTTGGCCGATATATTAACTTATTATGGTTTGCATCCAATCATT gctGACCTTTCAATCCAAGAAAAAGAGAGCTATATCAATGTGTCCCGGTGGTTTAGTCACATACAGCATTACCCCGGTGTTCGACAGCATCTCCCGAACTTAGTCTTTATTAAGAACAGAATCTATACTAATGTCCATTAA